A region of the Leeuwenhoekiella sp. MAR_2009_132 genome:
TTTATAAGATTCATTAATCTCCCTTAATGCCCGCTCTTGTTGACTATTTAATTCTTTTATGTGTGAATCTTTATTCCCTGAATAGGCTATTCGATCTTTTTGAATTTTGTAAGTTTCAAAAATACCCTTAGCGACCAAAGCTTTTAATTGAGCTGCACTTGCGCTACTGGCATCTTGCAAATCTTTAGATTTAATAGGTTTCTTAGATCGTGCCTGTAATGAAAAATACGTAAGTAATAGTTCACGCTGCTTAGGTGCATTGTCTAAATCATCTAATGCCTGATGCATCTTCTCTTCTTGTTCAAACTCCTTAGTTAATCGAACATACGTAATCAACTTAGGCTTGTAACTTTCATAGATTTCCTGGTCTAGCACAACCAGATCAAGATCTATAAGACTTTTAATACTGGGCAGAACTTTCTTTTTACCCAGTAATTGCATTACCTCACTTATGCGCAAAATAGGTTTATTCTCAAAAGCCTGAAGAATCATCTCCCCATCTTCATCTAAGACATCTAAATGTGGAGTACTATCATTTTTAACCAGTCGTTTTATGATAGTCTCACTTTCTAACAAAAAAGCACCGGGCAAGGCTGCACGCATCACTTCTCCTAAAGTACACATATAATATTCTGCCATCCATTTCCAGAAGGTGAGTTGTTCAGGATGAACAATAGGTGTCTCATCTAAGATTTGCTCTATCTCTTTAGCTTCATAAATGCGTGGCTCATTTTGATGTACAGCAATAGCCATTGAGGTATAAATCTTACTTTTACCAAAGGGTACAGCGAGACGCATCCCAGGTTTAATAAAGGAATACTCAGCTTCACTTATACGATAAGTGAATGCATTTTCAACAGGAATAGGTAAGATTACATCTACAAAATACACAGGGTAAAGATAAAAAAAAGGCTGTCTCTAGATTTAGAAACAGCCTTAGATTATGGGTTATAAATTTTTAGTTTACGCGAGTCCAGTATTGCGTTCTTCCTAATAAAGAAAAGCCTACATAACCTCTAACTTTAAGTTTATTTGCACCTTCTAATTCTATTAGACATTTATACAGTTTACCACTTTGAGGATCAAGTATTTTACCATCTGCATACTCATCACCATCTTTTTCTAATCCTTTTATGATGACAAGACCGTTTACAGGCTTACCTTTATCAGAACCAGGGCAATCTACACATTTAGCGTCCTGACGGTCTTTATTTAAAATTTCAACAATTTTACCGTAAACTTTTCCATCTTTTTTATAGATCTCAACTATAGATTTTGCATCTCCTGTCTCATCGTCAATGGTTTTCCATTTACCGGTTACATCCTGAGCAAAAACTCCTGCTGAACAAATAAGTGCTACAACTAAAAACGCATATACTTTTTTCATAATTCTAAATTAAGGGGTTGTTTATTTAAGTTATTCGTTAAATCTACATTAATATTCAATATTATTAACAAGAACAATACTCTTTTTTTCTAATTTTTTCGTAGTTCGTGACTTCTTTTCAATCTATACATTGTGGCATTTAATTCAAACCCCAGCAACAACAAATTTGAATTTAACCAGATGTACACCATCATTATTAATAAGGCGCCTATTGAACCATAAAGCTGGTTGTACGTAGCAAAATTATTAATGTAAATCCCAAAGAAATAGGTTGTTACCACAAACAATATCGTTGTAAGTGTTGCTCCTATTGAAAAAAACCTGGCGTTTTTTCCTTCTTTAGTACCAAAATAATAAAGCGTTGCCACCACACCATAAATCAAAATTAATAAAGCACTAAAACTTCCCAATTGAGAAAAAAGTTTTAAGGTATTTTCATCTACTATATCTCTGCTTTTCAGATCAATAATAATATATTGAAAGTACAATACGGCTACAACAATTGAAAGCAACAACAGTGCCAACATTAACGAAACACCTAGAGCAATAAAATATTGACGTACGATAGGCCTGTTAGTTATACTATGAAAACTGTACTCAAACCCGGTAAATATGGCATTTACTCCATTTGCCATTAAAAAAATTGCAAAAATTAATGTAAATGAAAGTAAACCACCGCGTGGGTTAGCTGCAATATCTAATAAAATAGGATCAAAAAATTCTTGTGTCTGCGGCGGAAGAATTGTGTTTATAAAAGCTAAAAATTCAGTTTGGAAACCGTCTATAGGTACGTAGGGAATAAGGTTTAAAATAAATAAAAAGAATGGAAACAGCGCCATAAAAAAGCTAAAAGCAATTGCGCTTGCACGTGTTGCGAAAGTTCCCTTAAGAATACCTACCGCATACATTTCCCAGAAATCATGAAGTGATAGTCCTTCAAAACCGGGTAAAATTAC
Encoded here:
- a CDS encoding YihY/virulence factor BrkB family protein; translated protein: MDKEFNEKLLTIKFLLPVVKWAKGVILPGFEGLSLHDFWEMYAVGILKGTFATRASAIAFSFFMALFPFFLFILNLIPYVPIDGFQTEFLAFINTILPPQTQEFFDPILLDIAANPRGGLLSFTLIFAIFLMANGVNAIFTGFEYSFHSITNRPIVRQYFIALGVSLMLALLLLSIVVAVLYFQYIIIDLKSRDIVDENTLKLFSQLGSFSALLILIYGVVATLYYFGTKEGKNARFFSIGATLTTILFVVTTYFFGIYINNFATYNQLYGSIGALLIMMVYIWLNSNLLLLGFELNATMYRLKRSHELRKN
- a CDS encoding DUF2147 domain-containing protein — protein: MKKVYAFLVVALICSAGVFAQDVTGKWKTIDDETGDAKSIVEIYKKDGKVYGKIVEILNKDRQDAKCVDCPGSDKGKPVNGLVIIKGLEKDGDEYADGKILDPQSGKLYKCLIELEGANKLKVRGYVGFSLLGRTQYWTRVN